A section of the Ignavibacteriales bacterium genome encodes:
- a CDS encoding response regulator: MRTILLVEDEPINMKLMTRILEKHDMNVVAAHNGNDALKAYTERDDIDVILMDVQMPIMDGFETTRLIRETDKYQEKKTKIIALTAFAYETDREKCLQAGMDDFISKPIDMKLLINKISN; the protein is encoded by the coding sequence ATGCGGACAATTCTACTCGTAGAAGATGAACCTATAAATATGAAGCTTATGACCAGGATACTGGAAAAGCATGACATGAACGTAGTAGCTGCTCACAACGGAAATGACGCTTTAAAAGCATATACAGAAAGAGATGATATAGACGTTATCCTGATGGACGTGCAGATGCCCATAATGGACGGATTTGAAACTACAAGACTGATAAGAGAAACAGACAAATACCAGGAGAAGAAAACCAAGATAATCGCTTTGACAGCATTTGCTTATGAAACAGATAGAGAGAAATGCTTACAAGCAGGAATGGATGATTTTATTTCGAAGCCGATCGATATGAAGCTCCTTATAAACAAGATCTCCAACTGA
- the mgtE gene encoding magnesium transporter has product MASESKNKSHLKIDKELLSEIESLIESRSDALLRNILADLYDYDIAVLIDTLRDDNDAIYLFSLLSQETAGEIILELGDERRDAILENLSEGKLSNLLVEMDSDDAADLVADLDEDEQHKVLQSLDTVGKEDSDELRELLKYDENTAGGIMAKEFIVAHENDSVSETIKVIQEKGDEIDQFYNMWIVDDHNHLKGIISLRRLIISMKDPNQKMSEVMNPDVISVDANMDQEEVAKIFMNYDLVSVPVVDSDERVIGRITIDDVMDVVEEEYTEDVAKMTGTDAEELEKKSSLQIARMRLPWLMIALGVEMIAVIVIKAHDKMLGEIILLAAFMPIINAISGNSGLQSAAIVVRALDTGYITLAQWWVPFFRQIKTNLIIGLVIGVLVGIIGYLMSSSPQNLKFGFTVGISMFTSINIAGFAGTAIPMLSKKFGFDPAVSSGPFATAFQDVIGVTIFLTLAQFLLTTL; this is encoded by the coding sequence GTGGCAAGCGAATCCAAAAATAAATCCCATCTCAAAATTGATAAGGAACTCCTTTCCGAGATAGAGAGCCTGATAGAATCCCGCTCCGATGCACTTCTCCGTAATATTCTTGCTGACCTGTATGATTATGACATAGCGGTGCTAATCGACACTCTGCGTGATGATAATGACGCAATCTACCTATTTTCATTACTATCACAGGAGACCGCCGGAGAAATTATCCTCGAACTTGGTGATGAACGCAGGGATGCTATTCTCGAGAATCTCAGTGAAGGAAAACTCTCAAATCTGCTCGTAGAGATGGATTCCGATGATGCCGCTGATCTTGTCGCCGATCTGGATGAAGATGAACAGCACAAGGTCTTACAAAGCCTCGATACAGTCGGCAAAGAAGACTCCGACGAACTACGGGAACTCCTTAAATACGATGAAAATACTGCCGGCGGTATCATGGCAAAGGAGTTTATCGTTGCCCATGAGAATGATTCCGTCTCCGAAACAATTAAGGTAATTCAGGAAAAAGGTGATGAGATTGACCAATTCTACAATATGTGGATTGTCGATGACCATAACCACCTAAAAGGCATTATCTCTCTGAGACGGCTTATCATTTCGATGAAAGATCCTAATCAGAAGATGTCGGAGGTTATGAACCCTGATGTTATCTCTGTCGATGCAAATATGGACCAGGAAGAGGTAGCAAAGATATTTATGAACTATGACCTTGTTTCTGTCCCGGTTGTAGATTCAGATGAAAGAGTCATTGGCAGGATCACGATTGATGACGTTATGGATGTTGTGGAAGAAGAATATACCGAAGACGTTGCGAAAATGACGGGTACTGATGCAGAGGAACTTGAAAAGAAATCATCACTGCAAATCGCGCGTATGCGTCTTCCATGGCTCATGATAGCTCTCGGTGTCGAAATGATCGCTGTGATCGTAATAAAAGCGCATGATAAAATGCTTGGTGAGATTATTCTCCTTGCCGCCTTCATGCCCATTATTAATGCTATCTCGGGTAATTCCGGTCTCCAATCAGCCGCTATAGTTGTTCGGGCTCTGGATACGGGCTACATTACACTTGCTCAATGGTGGGTGCCTTTTTTTAGGCAGATAAAAACCAACTTAATAATAGGCTTAGTAATAGGCGTGCTTGTAGGGATTATAGGTTATCTAATGAGTTCCTCACCACAAAATCTGAAGTTCGGCTTTACAGTTGGTATATCTATGTTTACTTCAATAAATATAGCTGGTTTTGCCGGTACGGCTATACCCATGCTGTCTAAGAAATTTGGATTTGATCCTGCGGTTTCATCCGGACCTTTTGCGACTGCGTTCCAGGATGTGATTGGTGTGACTATTTTTTTGACGTTAGCTCAGTTCCTTCTTACTACTCTCTGA
- a CDS encoding YraN family protein — MYKNRLGKRGELIAKNFLLKKGLTFVKENYRYDRAEIDLVFEDKTNKLLLFIEVKTRTNKRFGEPEEAVTPLKMDQIRKAAMGFTTEHEMYNTHDLRLDVVSIILTGENTEINHIENAF; from the coding sequence ATGTACAAAAACCGTCTCGGCAAACGGGGTGAGTTAATAGCGAAAAACTTTCTTCTTAAAAAGGGGCTTACCTTTGTTAAGGAAAATTACCGTTACGACCGCGCTGAGATCGACCTGGTTTTTGAAGATAAAACAAATAAACTGCTCCTCTTCATAGAGGTGAAAACCCGCACTAATAAACGGTTTGGCGAACCCGAGGAGGCTGTAACTCCTCTGAAAATGGATCAGATTAGAAAAGCCGCAATGGGCTTTACCACCGAGCACGAAATGTATAACACCCACGACCTGCGGTTGGATGTTGTCTCAATTATCCTGACGGGAGAGAATACCGAAATAAATCATATCGAGAACGCTTTTTAA
- a CDS encoding ribonuclease HII — translation MLICGIDEAGRGPLAGPVVASAVILDKGCFIEGVADSKLLTEEEREDLFGQILDKCVSYSVSIVGNSVIDEINILRATMKAMEESLDRLSKKPDKIYIDGNYFRLDNEREKTFNYETVVKGDSKIFAISCASIIAKVTRDRIMKDLHEVHPLYNFSSHKGYATKEHIENIREHGLCEIHRASFCRRIFEYNYKLDFDE, via the coding sequence ATGCTCATCTGCGGTATAGATGAGGCTGGAAGGGGACCACTAGCCGGACCCGTTGTTGCCTCAGCTGTCATTCTGGATAAAGGCTGTTTTATCGAGGGAGTTGCCGACTCTAAACTCCTTACTGAAGAAGAAAGGGAGGATCTTTTTGGCCAGATCCTCGACAAATGTGTCTCTTATTCTGTCAGTATTGTCGGGAATAGTGTAATAGACGAGATAAATATCCTCCGAGCAACAATGAAAGCAATGGAGGAATCCCTCGATCGCCTCAGTAAGAAACCTGACAAGATTTATATTGACGGCAACTACTTCCGTCTCGATAACGAACGCGAGAAGACATTTAACTATGAAACCGTTGTAAAGGGCGACTCAAAGATATTTGCTATTTCCTGTGCGTCCATCATAGCAAAAGTTACCCGGGACAGGATAATGAAGGACCTGCACGAAGTTCACCCGCTTTATAATTTCTCCAGCCACAAAGGATACGCCACAAAGGAACATATCGAAAATATCAGGGAGCATGGTCTTTGCGAAATACACCGTGCAAGTTTTTGTCGCCGCATATTTGAATATAATTATAAGTTGGACTTCGATGAGTGA
- the ffh gene encoding signal recognition particle protein, which yields MFDDLSYKLESVLKKVRGQGKISEKNIDESLREIRRVFFDADVNYKVVSSFIKDVKERSLGTEVLNSITPGQLIVKIINDELIKLMGSEKADINFSNDIPSVILIVGLQGSGKTTFSAKLAKYIKSKGRNPILAACDVYRPAAIDQLKILGKQIEVPVFSIDGEKDTLKIVKDAITEARKNAKDTLIIDTAGRLAIDEEMMNEVKKIKDFVNPAETLFVVDAMTGQDAVNTAKAFNDKLEFDGVVLTKMDGDTRGGAALSIRAVVNKPIKFVGVGEKLDALEMFHPDRMASRILGKGDIVSLVEKAQTEFDTTEAQKLEEKLRKNRFDYNDFLAQIKQIKKMGSVSSLASMIPGVGNALKGKEIDEKVFTKVEAIILSMTLEEREKPNLLNGSRRRRIANGSGTTIQDVNRIIKQFTDMQKMMKKFNSGKMKNMLKQMNLPGNLANQLK from the coding sequence ATGTTTGATGATTTGTCTTATAAGCTCGAGAGTGTACTGAAGAAGGTTCGCGGGCAAGGAAAAATTTCTGAAAAAAATATTGATGAGTCCCTCCGGGAAATAAGGAGGGTGTTTTTTGATGCCGATGTAAATTATAAAGTTGTAAGTTCTTTCATAAAAGACGTCAAAGAGCGGTCATTAGGAACGGAGGTGCTTAACAGCATAACACCGGGTCAGCTTATTGTAAAAATAATAAACGACGAGCTGATAAAGCTGATGGGTTCAGAGAAGGCGGATATAAACTTCTCTAACGACATCCCATCAGTTATTCTCATTGTAGGTCTGCAAGGTTCTGGTAAGACGACGTTTTCGGCTAAACTGGCAAAGTATATCAAGTCGAAGGGACGAAATCCCATACTAGCGGCATGCGACGTTTACAGACCTGCGGCTATCGACCAGTTAAAAATCCTCGGCAAGCAGATAGAGGTTCCGGTATTCTCGATAGATGGCGAGAAAGATACCCTTAAAATCGTCAAGGATGCAATTACTGAAGCCAGGAAGAATGCTAAGGACACTCTGATAATCGATACTGCAGGACGCCTTGCGATAGACGAAGAGATGATGAACGAGGTCAAAAAGATAAAAGACTTCGTTAATCCGGCTGAAACACTGTTTGTGGTAGATGCAATGACGGGACAGGATGCCGTTAATACTGCTAAAGCATTCAATGACAAGCTGGAATTTGATGGTGTGGTTCTGACAAAGATGGACGGTGATACCAGAGGTGGTGCGGCTCTTTCGATCAGGGCGGTGGTAAATAAGCCGATAAAGTTCGTGGGTGTAGGCGAAAAACTTGACGCGCTGGAGATGTTCCACCCGGACAGGATGGCATCGAGGATACTCGGCAAAGGTGATATAGTATCATTAGTCGAGAAGGCACAGACTGAATTTGACACGACAGAGGCTCAGAAGCTCGAAGAAAAGCTCAGAAAGAACAGGTTCGATTACAATGATTTTCTTGCTCAGATCAAGCAAATCAAGAAAATGGGATCTGTATCGAGTTTAGCCTCGATGATACCGGGAGTAGGAAACGCACTGAAAGGCAAAGAGATAGATGAAAAGGTATTTACAAAGGTGGAGGCGATAATACTATCAATGACGCTCGAGGAGAGAGAAAAGCCGAATTTGCTTAACGGATCGAGAAGAAGAAGGATAGCAAACGGAAGCGGAACAACGATACAGGACGTAAACAGGATAATAAAGCAGTTCACTGATATGCAGAAGATGATGAAGAAGTTTAACAGCGGAAAGATGAAGAATATGCTGAAGCAGATGAATTTACCGGGAAATTTAGCGAATCAATTAAAATAG